In Bacteroidota bacterium, the genomic stretch GCAAACTTTTTTGTTCTTTCCTTAATATCTTTTTCGTACGCCAACTTTGTATTTCTTTTGACTTTTGACTTGTCTCTCTTTCTCTCTTACCTACCAAACATTGAATCGTTTTTATCCGTTCTTGTTCCATCTTCCAGTGCATATTCTTTTCTCATTGGATGGTAATTCATTTCATTCATATTTAAAATGCGTCTCAGATCAGGATGACCTTTAAAAATAATTCCGAAGAAATCGTATTCCTGCCTTTCCTGCCAGTTGGCGGAAGAAAAAAGAGGAGTTAACGTGGGAACTTCAGGGTCAGCAATCGGGAAAAAAGTTTTTAAGCGGATGCGCCAGTTTTTAGGCATGTTGTGCAATTGATACATTACGCCAAGTTCCTGTCCTTTGTTATCGGGAAAATGTAAGCCGCAAAGCGTTGTAAGAAATTCAAATCCCATTTCGGAATCTTCTTTCAAATACTTAACAATCTCAAAAAGCTTTTCCCTTTTTATAACGAAAACCGGAAAATCATAAAGCTGCTCGGCAGAAATAATTGCATCACCGAATTTTGTTTTTAATTTTTCTTCTATGTATCGTAAAAGATTTTCCACTGCTTACTGATTTTCCATTCCGTATTTTGTCATCAGCGCTTTATACTCAGGCGATTGTCTTTTTCTGAATGTTTCGCTGCTTACCATTTTTTGTATCAACAGGAGACCGTCAATAATCTGTTCAGGACGCGGAGGACAACCCGGAACATAAACATCCACAGGAATTACTTTATCAATGCCTTGCAAAACGCTGTACGTATCAAAAATTCCACCGCTTGAAGCACACGCACCCATAGCCAACACCCATTTTGGTTCTGCCATCTGCTCGTACACCTGTCTTACTATCGGTCCCATTTTTTTTGAGATGGTTCCCATTACCATCAGCAGGTCGGACTGGCGGGGAGAATAGCTTAACCTTTCACTTCCGAATCTTCCCAGGTCATAATGCGGAGCCATCACAGCCATGAATTCGATACCGCAGCAGGATGTGGCAAAGGGTTGCGGCCAAATGGAGTTTCTTCTTGCCAAGCCAACCGCTTTTTCCAGTGAAGTGGTAAAGAAACCCGGTTGAGAATACCCTTCCGGGGCTTCAACAATGGTGGGTTTTTGTGTTATTACTTCTGACATAATTTAAACTGTAATTTTTTCATCTGCCTTCTTACACCTGCCATGTTTCTTATTCCCACTTCAGAGCTCCCTTCTTCATTATATAATAAAATCCAACCATGAAAAATGCAATGAATAATCCCATTTCAATAAACCCCCGCATACCGAGTTCTTTAAAATTTACTGCCCATGGATACATGAAAATAACTTCCACATCGAACAAAACAAAAAGGATAGCTACCAAAAAATATTTTACAGAGAACGGAACGCGCGCATTACCTTGCGCTTCGATACCGCATTCAAAAACATCATTCTTTATTTTGGAACGTCTCTTTGGTCCCAGCCAATGAGAAATAAACATAACGGCTACCACAAATCCGGCTGCTACGAAGAAGGTGAGGACGATGGGCAGAAAATCAAGTGCGTTGTT encodes the following:
- a CDS encoding NADH-quinone oxidoreductase subunit C; translated protein: MENLLRYIEEKLKTKFGDAIISAEQLYDFPVFVIKREKLFEIVKYLKEDSEMGFEFLTTLCGLHFPDNKGQELGVMYQLHNMPKNWRIRLKTFFPIADPEVPTLTPLFSSANWQERQEYDFFGIIFKGHPDLRRILNMNEMNYHPMRKEYALEDGTRTDKNDSMFGR
- a CDS encoding NADH-quinone oxidoreductase subunit A, which produces MQNNALDFLPIVLTFFVAAGFVVAVMFISHWLGPKRRSKIKNDVFECGIEAQGNARVPFSVKYFLVAILFVLFDVEVIFMYPWAVNFKELGMRGFIEMGLFIAFFMVGFYYIMKKGALKWE
- a CDS encoding NADH-quinone oxidoreductase subunit B — its product is MSEVITQKPTIVEAPEGYSQPGFFTTSLEKAVGLARRNSIWPQPFATSCCGIEFMAVMAPHYDLGRFGSERLSYSPRQSDLLMVMGTISKKMGPIVRQVYEQMAEPKWVLAMGACASSGGIFDTYSVLQGIDKVIPVDVYVPGCPPRPEQIIDGLLLIQKMVSSETFRKRQSPEYKALMTKYGMENQ